Proteins encoded in a region of the Methanobrevibacter sp. genome:
- the dcd gene encoding dCTP deaminase — MSILSDKTILERIRLQKDLIIEPLDDNDIQPCSIDLHLSEELKTIQGQQYNLKPYSYLVLEPGDFILGSTREYVVIPDDLVAVVDGKSSLGRLGITAHVTAGYIDAGFHGNITLEIANLSDEPFRLQKDMPIAQIVFHTLTSPVNRPYGSSGLNSHYQNSKGTILSKKKDEKN, encoded by the coding sequence ATGAGCATATTATCTGATAAAACAATTCTCGAAAGAATACGATTACAGAAAGATTTAATCATAGAACCCTTAGATGATAATGACATTCAACCGTGCAGTATTGATTTACATCTATCTGAAGAATTGAAAACAATTCAAGGCCAACAATATAATCTAAAACCATACAGTTATCTTGTTTTGGAACCAGGTGATTTCATACTTGGAAGTACAAGAGAATATGTTGTAATACCTGATGATCTTGTTGCAGTAGTTGATGGTAAAAGCAGCCTTGGCCGTCTTGGAATAACTGCACATGTAACAGCAGGATACATTGATGCTGGCTTTCATGGAAACATCACATTGGAAATAGCAAACCTCAGTGATGAACCATTCAGATTACAGAAAGATATGCCAATAGCACAAATAGTATTCCACACACTAACCAGTCCAGTAAACCGGCCTTATGGTAGTAGTGGATTAAATAGTCATTATCAAAACAGCAAAGGAACAATATTGTCCAAAAAAAAAGATGAAAAAAATTAA
- a CDS encoding DNA cytosine methyltransferase: MTRKPQLVHYKENRELDIQELSILQSFTYPPNTFKWIGSDNQIKERIGNSVPPNLMKAIAEHIRYNILDKIE; this comes from the coding sequence ATCACACGAAAACCACAATTAGTTCATTATAAAGAAAATCGTGAACTGGACATTCAAGAGTTAAGTATACTTCAATCTTTCACTTATCCTCCTAACACTTTCAAGTGGATAGGTTCGGATAATCAAATCAAAGAAAGAATTGGAAATAGTGTACCACCCAACCTGATGAAAGCTATTGCAGAGCACATCAGGTATAATATTCTTGATAAAATTGAATAA
- a CDS encoding DUF3310 domain-containing protein, translating into MIDKFSGLSFEPVGRCRCIPYPPVNEDHLLDALNYSIKHMEEHIMNEPDYYAGNGLSPIGAMKQGLISKEEYIGFLKGNILKYVVRAEHKENPVKDLLKAKSYINFYLELFTMTEEELVELKTDKKETFVTLNQLDGQDVKKGEK; encoded by the coding sequence ATGATAGATAAATTCAGCGGATTATCATTTGAACCAGTGGGGCGTTGCAGATGCATACCTTACCCACCAGTAAATGAAGACCATTTACTGGATGCTCTTAATTATTCAATTAAACATATGGAGGAACATATAATGAATGAACCAGATTACTATGCAGGTAATGGATTATCACCAATAGGTGCAATGAAACAAGGCTTAATAAGTAAAGAAGAGTATATAGGATTTCTTAAAGGAAATATCCTCAAATATGTTGTTCGTGCAGAACACAAAGAAAACCCAGTAAAAGATTTACTTAAAGCAAAATCTTATATTAACTTTTACTTAGAACTCTTCACAATGACTGAAGAGGAACTTGTAGAATTAAAAACAGATAAAAAAGAAACATTTGTAACATTAAATCAATTAGACGGCCAGGATGTAAAAAAGGGGGAAAAATAA
- a CDS encoding ASCH domain-containing protein, with product MLNLIKFNKEYYQPISDGIKTQTIRKNNKRLNVDEIVKAIFPGTDNELLIKITDAGYKQFKYLNEEDARLEGYDNLNELKEALLKIYPRLDNFDRIYYYKFEVVDDS from the coding sequence ATGTTAAACTTAATCAAATTCAACAAAGAATACTATCAACCAATAAGTGATGGAATTAAAACTCAAACAATCCGTAAAAACAATAAAAGATTAAATGTTGATGAAATTGTGAAAGCGATATTTCCAGGAACAGATAATGAATTATTGATAAAGATTACGGATGCTGGATATAAACAATTCAAATACTTAAATGAAGAAGATGCAAGGCTTGAAGGATATGATAATTTAAATGAGTTAAAAGAAGCATTACTAAAAATTTATCCAAGATTAGATAATTTTGACCGAATTTACTATTACAAATTTGAAGTTGTAGATGATTCATAA
- a CDS encoding phage minor head protein, translating to MIPNISELHIPNMKKLTRGEQQYLRELLNGLDNQMLTVSEWLGTDEAKRFFRTRQADIDEFFKNSGIREELQTIINSNVDNSEDLIRKFYQVGSHLGYGDLHKKVVYTIADREALYHVTQYNFELIRDLNTTLFEGIQETLFNAVAAGQGADETTRDILALGIKPLPIKNKEGKVVRLISSRARARMIARTEHARAVNTGTLQAYSNYGVEQVEIITVGDSNVCDDCIELEDNNPYSLEEAMNLLPVHPNCRCSYGPVVEKPLWFPEDTPVVVDLTRMTTAPMEA from the coding sequence ATGATACCTAATATAAGTGAATTGCATATTCCCAATATGAAAAAGTTAACTAGAGGTGAGCAACAATACCTCCGTGAACTTTTGAATGGTTTGGATAATCAGATGTTAACTGTTAGTGAGTGGTTAGGTACTGATGAAGCTAAAAGGTTTTTCAGAACTCGTCAAGCTGATATTGATGAGTTTTTTAAGAATAGTGGTATTAGAGAAGAATTACAAACCATTATTAATTCTAATGTTGATAATAGTGAAGATTTGATTAGGAAGTTTTATCAGGTTGGTAGTCATCTTGGGTATGGTGATCTTCATAAGAAAGTTGTTTATACTATTGCTGACCGTGAAGCTTTGTATCATGTGACTCAGTATAATTTTGAATTAATCCGTGATTTGAATACTACTTTGTTTGAAGGTATTCAGGAGACATTATTTAATGCTGTTGCTGCAGGTCAAGGTGCGGATGAAACTACTCGTGATATTCTTGCTTTAGGAATTAAACCTTTACCTATTAAAAATAAAGAAGGTAAAGTTGTCCGGTTGATTAGTTCTCGTGCCCGTGCTCGTATGATTGCACGCACTGAGCATGCAAGGGCTGTTAATACAGGTACACTTCAAGCTTATAGTAATTATGGTGTTGAGCAGGTTGAAATCATTACTGTTGGTGATAGTAATGTTTGTGATGATTGTATTGAGTTGGAAGACAATAATCCTTACTCATTAGAGGAAGCTATGAATCTTCTTCCGGTTCATCCTAATTGTCGTTGCAGTTATGGTCCTGTTGTTGAGAAACCTTTATGGTTCCCTGAGGATACTCCTGTGGTGGTTGATTTGACTAGAATGACTACTGCTCCAATGGAAGCATAA
- a CDS encoding ParB N-terminal domain-containing protein, translating into MKIEKIKLTDIVPADYNPRQISPEEKTKLKNSIDNFGIVEPILINLSNNRIIGGHQRFDVIFDEHLLDNDLYAELNLLRLNESYGWVFPDNDKTLDSEDMEKALNLVLNRVSGDWNEEKLHQVFNDLQESGFNQMGLTGFDNSEITGFTGLNNKLNNDTLAQEDEEVTLDSSMIIPEDEPEYDESIADSIETIICPRCGYELPKEDYS; encoded by the coding sequence GTGAAAATCGAAAAAATAAAACTAACCGACATAGTACCAGCAGATTACAACCCTAGACAAATCAGTCCAGAAGAAAAAACCAAATTAAAAAACAGTATTGACAACTTTGGAATAGTAGAACCAATACTAATCAACCTATCCAATAATCGTATCATCGGAGGACATCAAAGATTCGATGTAATATTCGATGAACACTTATTAGATAATGATTTATATGCAGAGCTAAACCTACTCAGATTAAATGAAAGTTACGGATGGGTATTCCCAGACAATGACAAAACATTAGACTCTGAAGATATGGAAAAAGCATTAAACCTAGTACTGAATCGTGTAAGTGGAGACTGGAATGAAGAAAAATTACACCAAGTCTTCAATGACTTACAAGAATCAGGATTTAACCAAATGGGTTTAACCGGATTCGATAACTCTGAAATAACCGGCTTCACAGGATTAAACAACAAGTTAAACAATGACACACTTGCACAAGAAGATGAAGAAGTAACATTAGACTCATCAATGATAATCCCCGAAGATGAACCAGAATATGATGAATCCATAGCAGATAGTATTGAAACTATTATTTGTCCAAGGTGTGGCTATGAACTCCCAAAAGAGGACTACTCATAA
- the pcn gene encoding proliferating cell nuclear antigen (pcna) has translation MAFKVELSNNSVIKNSFESISKIVDEITLTADSEGMHLRALDSSHITFVTLDLDKTLFDEYECDVPEKMAIDCDDFNTILKKCKNDDILKLSVDESSILITFDGDARRKFKLPFIDMEYDNPIPPNIDLPTKITIPSTLLKNYIDDMGFFSDKLDFIVDENYFKVKTSGQKGEAETEYLHGENILQVVKSSFSIPKLQEIMKAHKFSEECNVYVGNDMPLKINFTLITGDGCLEYLLAPRLEEE, from the coding sequence ATGGCCTTTAAAGTAGAGTTAAGCAATAATAGTGTAATAAAAAATTCTTTTGAAAGTATTAGTAAAATCGTTGATGAAATTACATTAACTGCAGATAGTGAAGGAATGCATTTAAGAGCATTGGACAGTAGTCATATAACTTTTGTTACTTTGGATTTAGATAAGACTTTGTTTGATGAGTATGAGTGTGATGTTCCTGAGAAGATGGCTATTGATTGTGATGATTTCAATACTATACTGAAAAAGTGCAAAAATGATGATATTTTGAAACTTAGTGTAGATGAGAGTAGTATATTAATTACTTTTGATGGTGATGCTAGGAGGAAATTCAAATTACCTTTCATTGATATGGAGTATGATAATCCAATCCCTCCAAATATCGACCTTCCAACAAAAATAACAATACCAAGTACACTCTTGAAAAATTACATTGATGATATGGGATTCTTCAGTGACAAATTAGATTTCATTGTTGATGAAAACTACTTCAAAGTAAAAACCTCCGGTCAAAAAGGAGAAGCAGAAACAGAATACCTGCACGGAGAAAACATACTTCAAGTAGTTAAATCAAGTTTCAGCATACCAAAACTACAGGAAATAATGAAGGCCCATAAATTCAGCGAAGAATGTAATGTTTATGTAGGTAACGATATGCCATTAAAGATTAATTTCACATTAATCACCGGAGATGGTTGTTTAGAATACTTGCTTGCACCCCGTCTTGAAGAGGAATAA
- a CDS encoding phage portal protein, whose protein sequence is MLNNFTMNLKSRFRNAIMPVIRKPYSDSLFQQYVRDYHFLFNIANKTAGHYSFFREAQDNPYVYACVNAISDTFLVNGFRIKNPDEFQANINNIRYLTNLFNHPESNESSLTFPVFIKQIVNSQELVGDTFIEINYEKFDYDHNNYQIINGLQYVPASLLRWFDDTEQYGFRNKPNIRYEPDELIHIYEPSTEFRESKFGVSKLEKIQKPLLMMFLGLEYNQKLMQNEGIDPTALLSYPDDMDDDMFAAEISRLQAMLQAQVRKQGGMLITKGATYQSANLNNRDMDYVNMMNMCRDMIISLFRVPPSIVGIIETANLGSGNGEAQKEQFKNVMNAKAKFYEAAFNKALGSNGFNEVFEFNEMDIEDELKRANIEGMQVRDGIRTVNEVRKDYGWDPVDWGDYPINNNNLDMLTEDLGMKSLENGRRYKNNLYKSGLLENWMF, encoded by the coding sequence ATGTTAAACAATTTTACAATGAACTTAAAATCAAGATTCAGGAATGCAATTATGCCGGTAATCCGAAAACCATATTCGGATAGTCTATTCCAACAATATGTTCGTGACTACCATTTCCTTTTCAATATTGCTAATAAAACTGCAGGGCATTATAGTTTCTTCAGAGAAGCTCAAGATAACCCTTATGTTTACGCATGTGTTAATGCTATTAGTGATACTTTCCTGGTGAATGGTTTCCGGATAAAAAATCCTGATGAATTCCAAGCAAATATTAACAATATAAGATATTTAACTAATTTGTTTAATCATCCTGAAAGTAATGAATCATCATTAACATTCCCAGTTTTCATTAAACAAATAGTTAACAGTCAAGAACTTGTTGGAGATACTTTTATTGAAATCAATTATGAAAAATTTGATTATGACCATAATAATTACCAAATCATCAATGGTTTACAATATGTACCAGCCAGTTTACTCCGTTGGTTTGATGATACAGAACAATATGGATTCCGTAACAAACCTAACATCCGTTATGAACCGGATGAACTGATTCATATTTATGAACCATCAACTGAATTCCGAGAATCAAAATTCGGTGTCAGTAAATTGGAAAAAATACAGAAACCATTACTCATGATGTTTCTTGGATTGGAGTATAATCAGAAACTCATGCAGAATGAAGGTATTGATCCAACAGCATTATTATCCTATCCTGATGATATGGATGATGATATGTTTGCAGCTGAGATTAGCAGATTGCAAGCCATGCTTCAGGCACAAGTGCGGAAGCAAGGTGGAATGTTAATCACCAAAGGAGCAACATATCAATCTGCAAACTTGAATAATAGGGATATGGATTATGTTAATATGATGAACATGTGCAGAGATATGATAATATCATTGTTCCGTGTTCCACCAAGCATTGTGGGGATTATTGAAACTGCAAATCTTGGGTCTGGTAATGGTGAAGCTCAAAAAGAACAATTCAAAAATGTCATGAATGCCAAAGCCAAATTTTATGAAGCAGCATTCAATAAAGCATTAGGCAGTAATGGTTTTAATGAAGTGTTTGAATTTAACGAAATGGATATTGAGGATGAGTTGAAACGTGCTAACATTGAAGGCATGCAAGTCCGTGATGGTATACGTACAGTTAATGAAGTACGTAAAGATTACGGATGGGACCCAGTAGACTGGGGAGATTACCCAATCAATAATAATAACTTGGATATGTTAACTGAAGACCTTGGAATGAAAAGCTTAGAGAATGGTCGCAGATATAAGAATAATTTATATAAATCTGGATTACTTGAAAACTGGATGTTCTAA
- a CDS encoding ERCC4 domain-containing protein, whose translation MKIKNFNILMDHRENTPRLEKAKQYYKNQGDNVQIKELLIGDYIFNNQVVFEYKTLEDFIKSVKESRVFNQAIDQTKTFPYHFVIIVASEKELYDQFHDAEWPEFTWQQYKGAIARLNTYTTVIEASTEHQAIMFMRIQARKCLDNKRVVKRLPQKTDNPAFNYLMGVKHIGDDTAELIVDNLDVYDLEDLLNLDNNKLQDVKGIGSKTAGIVMRAIKRKRKKK comes from the coding sequence ATGAAAATAAAAAACTTTAACATTCTAATGGATCATCGTGAAAACACTCCACGATTAGAAAAAGCAAAACAATACTACAAAAACCAAGGAGATAATGTCCAAATAAAAGAACTGCTCATTGGTGATTATATCTTCAATAATCAAGTAGTATTTGAGTATAAGACATTAGAAGATTTCATTAAATCAGTTAAAGAATCAAGAGTGTTCAACCAAGCAATCGACCAAACAAAAACTTTCCCTTATCATTTTGTAATAATTGTTGCAAGCGAAAAAGAATTATATGACCAATTCCATGATGCAGAATGGCCAGAATTCACATGGCAACAATACAAAGGAGCAATCGCAAGGTTAAACACATACACCACAGTTATTGAAGCCAGTACAGAACATCAAGCAATCATGTTCATGAGAATACAAGCTCGCAAATGCTTAGATAACAAACGTGTTGTGAAAAGATTACCTCAAAAAACAGATAATCCTGCATTCAACTATTTAATGGGTGTTAAGCACATTGGTGATGATACTGCAGAACTAATTGTTGATAATCTTGACGTTTATGATTTAGAAGACCTGTTAAACTTAGACAATAATAAATTACAGGACGTTAAAGGAATTGGAAGTAAAACTGCAGGCATAGTGATGAGAGCAATAAAAAGAAAGAGGAAGAAAAAATGA
- a CDS encoding DNA cytosine methyltransferase: MNSQKRTTHNHKPKVISTFSGCGGSSYGYKLAGYEVLLAVEMDTHAVATYQKNFPQTPIYYGDIHKLSVEKVLETTGLIPGELDLFDGSPPCQGFSTAGARDFCDTKNQLYHEYVRLLRGLYPINIPCLCGKVRYVTRFLTWS; this comes from the coding sequence ATGAACTCCCAAAAGAGGACTACTCATAACCATAAACCAAAAGTCATATCAACATTTAGTGGATGCGGAGGGTCAAGTTACGGTTACAAGTTAGCCGGATATGAAGTATTGTTAGCAGTTGAAATGGATACACATGCAGTTGCAACATATCAAAAAAACTTCCCACAAACACCAATTTATTATGGTGACATTCATAAGTTAAGTGTTGAAAAAGTACTGGAAACAACTGGATTAATACCTGGAGAACTTGATCTGTTTGATGGTTCACCACCATGTCAAGGGTTCAGTACCGCAGGAGCTCGAGATTTCTGCGATACAAAAAATCAATTGTACCATGAATATGTTCGATTACTCCGTGGTTTATACCCTATAAATATCCCGTGTCTTTGTGGGAAAGTTAGGTATGTCACCAGATTTTTGACCTGGTCTTAA
- a CDS encoding PBSX family phage terminase large subunit — protein MKETKTYFEYGEFGRTAVDFFENSDAWINIAYGSVRSGKTITCNARWLTFLAESNSDEFLISGKTSQSLKRNVLKPLMAMMNTEDIPYDFRAHDGELIIDGKTCYCMGFNDEKAVDVIAGMSVGGWLADEIARCPKSAVDMAISRCSDIGAKMFWNTNPDSPYHYLFTNYINNHDLLKAGTVKTWKFLLDDNPNLPPEYVEELKRVNQKSEVFYKRNILGEWVIAEGAIYDSFDTTQNVFTWNYLNNEFPATEQIHEINICCDYGVSTVTTFGVMGIHRDINQGNKYYLLEETYYDAEDIGVTQSDSERVDDVIGLQEKYELNENSTLFLPHDAASLKTACQKDSRLKLKVKTYAPDTYEDIKKTQDLFNNNKFLIHQDCTNSISQAQTYSWDKKAQQRGEDKPLKINDHCPDMWRGGLYGPREKTVPVTPLGVIYF, from the coding sequence ATGAAGGAGACTAAAACTTATTTTGAATATGGTGAGTTTGGTCGTACTGCTGTTGATTTTTTTGAGAATAGTGATGCTTGGATTAATATTGCTTATGGATCAGTAAGGTCAGGTAAGACAATTACCTGTAATGCAAGGTGGTTGACTTTTCTTGCTGAATCTAATTCTGATGAATTTTTAATATCTGGTAAAACTTCACAGTCATTGAAACGTAATGTTTTGAAACCTTTAATGGCAATGATGAATACTGAGGATATTCCTTATGATTTTCGTGCTCATGATGGTGAATTAATTATTGATGGTAAAACCTGTTATTGTATGGGGTTCAATGATGAGAAAGCTGTTGATGTTATTGCCGGCATGAGTGTCGGTGGATGGTTAGCAGATGAGATAGCAAGATGTCCAAAATCTGCGGTAGACATGGCCATCAGTCGTTGCAGTGATATTGGCGCAAAAATGTTCTGGAACACAAACCCAGATAGTCCTTATCATTATTTGTTCACGAATTACATTAACAACCATGATTTATTAAAAGCAGGAACTGTTAAAACTTGGAAGTTCCTTTTAGATGATAATCCTAATCTTCCACCTGAATATGTTGAAGAGTTAAAACGTGTTAATCAGAAATCCGAAGTATTCTATAAAAGGAATATCTTAGGAGAGTGGGTTATTGCTGAAGGAGCAATCTATGATAGTTTTGACACAACTCAAAATGTTTTCACATGGAATTATCTTAACAATGAATTTCCAGCAACAGAACAAATCCATGAAATTAACATCTGCTGTGATTATGGTGTATCAACAGTCACAACATTTGGTGTGATGGGTATTCATAGGGACATCAATCAAGGAAACAAGTATTATCTTCTTGAGGAAACCTACTATGACGCTGAAGACATTGGAGTCACACAATCAGATAGTGAAAGAGTTGATGATGTTATAGGATTACAGGAAAAATATGAGTTAAATGAAAACAGTACACTATTCCTACCTCACGATGCAGCATCACTTAAAACCGCTTGCCAAAAAGACTCACGATTAAAACTCAAAGTCAAAACTTATGCCCCAGATACATATGAGGACATCAAGAAAACTCAAGACTTATTCAACAACAACAAATTCCTAATACACCAAGACTGCACCAACAGCATAAGTCAAGCTCAAACTTACAGTTGGGATAAAAAAGCCCAACAAAGAGGTGAAGACAAACCCCTAAAAATAAATGACCACTGCCCCGACATGTGGAGAGGCGGACTATACGGACCAAGAGAAAAAACTGTACCAGTAACACCATTAGGTGTAATCTACTTCTAA
- a CDS encoding DNA cytosine methyltransferase yields MWFSCDCWTWSIGSYPKTFVMENVSGMIKGNMKIIFKDILTQLKQSGYDVRAKLMNAQYYNCPTSRQRMIFIGVRKDLGIPASHPKPTNKPITVKQAIGHLENKIKPNNSSITRYSKYLRPGQKSGDIPNFPTKTRDIYRV; encoded by the coding sequence TTGTGGTTTTCGTGTGATTGTTGGACATGGTCTATTGGGTCTTACCCTAAGACATTCGTAATGGAGAATGTCTCTGGAATGATTAAAGGAAATATGAAGATCATCTTCAAAGACATATTAACCCAACTAAAGCAATCGGGTTATGATGTTCGTGCCAAATTAATGAATGCACAATACTATAATTGCCCTACTTCAAGGCAAAGGATGATTTTCATAGGAGTTAGGAAAGATTTAGGAATACCTGCTAGTCATCCAAAACCAACAAACAAACCAATAACTGTTAAACAAGCTATTGGTCATTTGGAAAATAAGATAAAACCAAATAATTCTAGCATCACAAGATATTCAAAATACTTAAGACCAGGTCAAAAATCTGGTGACATACCTAACTTTCCCACAAAGACACGGGATATTTATAGGGTATAA